The Paracoccus sp. SMMA_5_TC region TGCTCGATCCCCCGGCGGGCGCCTTTATCAGCGCATTTCCCTGGCCGGAGTTACCCCCAAGATACCAAGACCGGCCGAAATGACAACGCCGACGGCTCGGGCCAATGCGATTTTCGCTGCCGTCGTGGCGATGTCGCCCTCTTGCACGAAACGCAGCGACAGATCGTCGTTGCCGCGGTTCCACAGCGAATGCAGGTCCGAGGCGATGTCATACAGGAAGAACGCGATCCGATGAGGCTCGTTGGCGCGGGCGGCAATTTCGACCGTGCGCGGCCATTCGGCCACCTTGCGCATCAGATCCAGCTCTGCGGCGTGACCCAGCCGGGTCAGATCGGCCTGTGCCAGCGATGCATCCGTGGTGTCGACGCCGATTTCGGCAGCGCGGTTCAGCACGGAATTCACCCGGGCGCTTGCATACTGGACATACCAGACCGGGTTGTCCTTGGATTGTTCCAGCACCTTGTCGAAATCGAAATCCAGCGCCGCGTCGTTCTTGCGGGTCAGCATGTGAAACCGTGTCACATCGGCGCCGGCCTGTTCGACGACGTCGCGCAGGGTCACGAAGGTGCCGGCGCGCTTGGACATCTTGAAGGGCTCGCCGTTCTTGAACAGCTTGACCAGCTGGATCAGCTTGACGTCCAGAGGCACCCGGCCCCCCGACAGCGCCCGCACCGCCGCCGTCATCCGCTTGACATAGCCGCCATGGTCGGCGCCCAGGACATCGATCAGCTCGTCGAAGCCGCGATCGATCTTGTCCCAGTGATAGGCGATGTCGGGCGCGAAATACGTCCAGGAGCCATCCGACTTGCGCACCGGCCGGTCAACGTCATCGCCATAGGCGGTCGAGCGGAACAGCGTCTGTTCGCGCGGCTCCCAATCCTCGGGCGTCTTGCCCTTGGGCGGTTCCAGAACGCCTTCATAGATCATGTCCATGTCGCGCAGGCGAGCGATCGCCGCCTCGATCCGGCCGGTGCCGTAAAGCGCCTTCTCGCTGGAAAACACGTCCATATGCACGTTCAGCAGTGCCAGATCCTCGCGGATCATGTCCATCATCGCGTCGGTCGCGAAGTCCCGCACCTCGGCCAGCCATTCCGATTCAGGACGGTCCAGCAGGCTGGCGCCATATTTCTGCTTCAGCGCCTCGCCCACGGGGATCAGGTAATCGCCCGGATACAGCCCCTCGCGGATTTCGGGTTCCAGCCCATGGGCCTCGCGGTAGCGTTCATAGGCCGAGCGCGCCAGCACATCGACCTGGGCGCCGCCGTCGTTGATGTAGTATTCGCGCGTGACATCATGGCCGGCAAAGGCCAGCAGCGCCGCCAGCGCATCGCCGAACACGGCGCCACGGGTGTGGCCGACATGCATGGGTCCGGTCGGGTTGGCAGATACGAACTCGACATTGATGCGCCGACCACGGCCCATCTGCGAGCGTCCGTAATCCGCCCCGCGTTCCAAGGCCGCCCGGACCACCTGCCGCCAGGCATCCGCAGGCAGGCGCAGGTTCAGAAAACCCGGCCCCGCCACCTCGGCCGAAGCGATGCGGGGATCGGCCGACAACCTGCGGGCCAGCGCCTCGGCGATGTCGCGCGGCTTT contains the following coding sequences:
- the argS gene encoding arginine--tRNA ligase is translated as MNLFSDIRALVIDALAQMEQAGELPAGLDTTAVTVEPPRDAAHGDMATNAAMVLAKPAGRKPRDIAEALARRLSADPRIASAEVAGPGFLNLRLPADAWRQVVRAALERGADYGRSQMGRGRRINVEFVSANPTGPMHVGHTRGAVFGDALAALLAFAGHDVTREYYINDGGAQVDVLARSAYERYREAHGLEPEIREGLYPGDYLIPVGEALKQKYGASLLDRPESEWLAEVRDFATDAMMDMIREDLALLNVHMDVFSSEKALYGTGRIEAAIARLRDMDMIYEGVLEPPKGKTPEDWEPREQTLFRSTAYGDDVDRPVRKSDGSWTYFAPDIAYHWDKIDRGFDELIDVLGADHGGYVKRMTAAVRALSGGRVPLDVKLIQLVKLFKNGEPFKMSKRAGTFVTLRDVVEQAGADVTRFHMLTRKNDAALDFDFDKVLEQSKDNPVWYVQYASARVNSVLNRAAEIGVDTTDASLAQADLTRLGHAAELDLMRKVAEWPRTVEIAARANEPHRIAFFLYDIASDLHSLWNRGNDDLSLRFVQEGDIATTAAKIALARAVGVVISAGLGILGVTPAREMR